In Chitinophagaceae bacterium, the genomic window ATTGGTTCTTATTACCACCTGGCAAAATTGCTGGAAAGGCAGCAGGATTATGAGGGAGCCATTAAAATTTATAAAAAGGGTATGGTAGAAAGTAAAAAAGCCGGCGATAACCATGCTTATAGTGAATTACAAATGGCATTAGAAGAAATTACGGATTAAATAATATTTTTTATTAATTGCCGGTTGGCAAATTTAAATATGCTTCAGTCTTTTCAGCATTATATTGAAAGCAACCATCTTTTTTTGAAAAAAGATAAACTGCTGGTAGCTGTAAGTGGTGGCGTGGATAGTATTGTGCTTTGTGATTTGTTGCAAAAATGCGGTTATACTTTTGCAATAGCACATTGTAATTTTCAATTAAGAAAGGAAGAGAGTGATGGCGACGAAGTTTTTGTAAAGCTAATTGCGGAAAGGTTTCAAAGACAATTTTTTATTAAAAAATTTGATACCAACCTTTACGCTGAAGCTAATAAAGTGTCTACACAGGTTGCAGCCCGTGAATTGCGCTATCAATGGTTTGCCCAATTAATTGAAAGAGGCGAAGCAAATATGCTTTTAACAGCCCATCATGCAAGCGATAATATAGAAACCCTGCTGATGAACTTTTTTAAAGGAACAGGAATTAAAGGCTTACAGGGGATTTTGCCCAAAACAAAAAATAAAATCACTATTGTAAGGCCGTTCCTTTTTGCCCAAAAAGCAGCCCTTTTGCACTATGCCAAAGAAAACAAGCTGCCCTTTAGGGAAGATTCATCCAACGCATCAGATAAATACACCCGTAATTATTTTCGCAATAAATTGCTGCCTGCTATACAAAGAGTATATCCCGGTGCAGAGGCCAACCTGTTGCATAATTTGCAACGTTTTAATGACGTTGCCATTTTATACAACATGCAAATTGAAGAAATAAAGAGAAAATTAATTACGGTAAATAACGAAGAAACCCATATACCCGTTTTAAGATTGCTGAAAACACCTGCAATGCCTACTGTGCTTTTTGAAATTGTAAAAAACTATGGGTTTGCCGCCACACAATTGCCAGAAATAATAAAGTTGCTAGATGCAGAAAGTGGTAAGTTTATTTCAAACGAAAGATACCGCATTTTAAAAAATCGCAAATGGCTCATCATTTCTCAACTCAGCAATGCTTCAGCGGTTTATATTATAAATGAAGGCGATAGCGAATTATTTTTAGAAGATAAAGTATTGCACATTACTATTCAGGAGCTAAAAGGCGAAATAAACCAATCACCCGATTTTGCTTTTTTGGATAAAAAGGAAATTGATTTTCCTTTGATATTACGCAAGTGGAAGCAGGGCGATTATTTTTACCCATTAGGTATGTCCAAAAAGAAAAAACTTTCCCGTTTTTTTGTGGATAATAAATTGTCGCTGTTGCAAAAAGAAAATACCTGGGTGCTGGAGTCCAATAAAAAAATCATTTGGGTGCTGGGTATGCGCATTGACAACAGGTTTAAAATTACCGGTGCCACAAAACAGGTTTTGCGCCTAAAATTGCAGCACAGCAGCTAAACCATAACTATCACTTTGATAATAGGGCAGCACCATTGCCTGTGTTTTACGTTTATTTTTTTTCAGCGCTTTATTTATTTTAGGAAAAAGCCAGTATGCTGCTTCTGTGGATAATATGCCAATACCTGCGCCTGCACATACATCGCCAAACCAATGTTTATTATTAGCCATTCGGTTGGCAGCGGTAAAAAGGGCAATGGGAAATGTGGAAATAGCAAGCCAAAAATTATTGTTTTGGTATTCCCGGTAAAAAAAATGTGCCGCTGAAAATGATAAGGCTGCATGCCCGGATGGAAACGATAAGAAATTACTGCTATCCGGCCTCATTTCTTTAATACTGTGTTTTAAAGAATATACCAATACTGATGTGATTGCCTGTGCCGTAAAATAAATGATTGACCTGTCCCGGATATTATGCTCGCCTTTAACTCCTGCTAAGTTTAAGCTGTAAACTAATGCTGCTGGCGCAAAGCGGGCGATATTCACCGGTTTAAAAAATGTGGAAAAACTTGTTTTTGGTTCATCATAAATGCTTGTGTTGTTGCAACCATTTAAGCATTTTTCTTTAGTAATAAATCCAAAACTTATTAATGCAGCAGGTAAAATAAGTTTTTTGTAGCTCAACTGGTAAGCACTCTTAGGCCGGGTAATTA contains:
- a CDS encoding phosphatase PAP2 family protein, translating into MVSKFFVVCSTFLFLQITGFAQLKADSLITRPKSAYQLSYKKLILPAALISFGFITKEKCLNGCNNTSIYDEPKTSFSTFFKPVNIARFAPAALVYSLNLAGVKGEHNIRDRSIIYFTAQAITSVLVYSLKHSIKEMRPDSSNFLSFPSGHAALSFSAAHFFYREYQNNNFWLAISTFPIALFTAANRMANNKHWFGDVCAGAGIGILSTEAAYWLFPKINKALKKNKRKTQAMVLPYYQSDSYGLAAVLQF
- the tilS gene encoding tRNA lysidine(34) synthetase TilS; translated protein: MLQSFQHYIESNHLFLKKDKLLVAVSGGVDSIVLCDLLQKCGYTFAIAHCNFQLRKEESDGDEVFVKLIAERFQRQFFIKKFDTNLYAEANKVSTQVAARELRYQWFAQLIERGEANMLLTAHHASDNIETLLMNFFKGTGIKGLQGILPKTKNKITIVRPFLFAQKAALLHYAKENKLPFREDSSNASDKYTRNYFRNKLLPAIQRVYPGAEANLLHNLQRFNDVAILYNMQIEEIKRKLITVNNEETHIPVLRLLKTPAMPTVLFEIVKNYGFAATQLPEIIKLLDAESGKFISNERYRILKNRKWLIISQLSNASAVYIINEGDSELFLEDKVLHITIQELKGEINQSPDFAFLDKKEIDFPLILRKWKQGDYFYPLGMSKKKKLSRFFVDNKLSLLQKENTWVLESNKKIIWVLGMRIDNRFKITGATKQVLRLKLQHSS